From Mycteria americana isolate JAX WOST 10 ecotype Jacksonville Zoo and Gardens chromosome 4, USCA_MyAme_1.0, whole genome shotgun sequence, one genomic window encodes:
- the MRPL35 gene encoding large ribosomal subunit protein bL35m isoform X1, whose protein sequence is MQMYPPTGGGGVSLTRDGAGGACAGEGSRGGPGGAVWGPAGQAAVIAGPAAGDEAGPARPAAPRVARTGRFEAAAGSAPLGILGRWAPWAARRPGAGRALSGLSARCVRQVRAPAAAPLWKPRLPSVSLPGGGTPSVLSSVTSLLPSILQQPARTLTYCSLRNGKRKTVKAVIDRFLRLHNGLWVRRKSGYKKKLWKKSAAQKKRLREMMLCTRTQCKLLDKMTTSFWKRRNWYVDDPYQKYHDRTNLRV, encoded by the exons ATGCAAATGTATCCTCCCACCGGCGGCGGCGGTGTGTCCCTGACGCGGGACGGCGCCGGTGGCGCATGCGCGGGAGAGGGGTCTCGGGGCGGCCCCGGTGGGGCCGTGTGGGGAcctgcggggcaggcagcggtTATCGCCGGTCCCGCGGCGGGGGATgaggcgggcccggcccggcctgccgCGCCCCGTGTAGCGAGGACGGGGCGGTTTGAAGCTGCCGCAGGCAGCGCCCCGCTAG GGATCCTGGGGCGCTGGGCCCCCTGGGCTGCCCGCAGGCCCGGCGCGGGACGCGCTCTCTCCGGCCTCTCCGCCCGGTGCGTCAGGCAAGTGCGGGCACCCGCAGCGGCCCCGCTGTGGAAACCGCGGCTGCCCTCGGTGAGCCTGCCCGGGGGAGGCACCCCCTCGGTCCTAAGCAG tgtcaCATCTCTACTTCCAAGTATACTTCAACAGCCAGCGAGGACTCTCACTTACTGTAGCTTGCGGAATGGAAAGAGGAAAACCGTGAAGGCTGTCATCGATAGGTTTCTCCGGCTGCACAATGGCCTTTGGGTTAGGAGAAAA tctGGTTATAAGAAGAAACTGTGGAAGAAGTCAGCCGCCCAGAAGAAGCGTTTGAGAGAGATGATGTTGTGTACTAGAACACAGTGTAAACTCCTTGATAAAATGACCACTTCTTTCTGGAAAAGACGAAATTGGTATGTTGATGATCCCTACCAGAAGTATCACGATCGCACGAATCTTCGTGTGTAG
- the MRPL35 gene encoding large ribosomal subunit protein bL35m isoform X2, with protein sequence MAAAAVVAARGAVAGILGRWAPWAARRPGAGRALSGLSARCVRQVRAPAAAPLWKPRLPSVSLPGGGTPSVLSSVTSLLPSILQQPARTLTYCSLRNGKRKTVKAVIDRFLRLHNGLWVRRKSGYKKKLWKKSAAQKKRLREMMLCTRTQCKLLDKMTTSFWKRRNWYVDDPYQKYHDRTNLRV encoded by the exons atggcggcggcggcggtggtggctGCGCGCGGGGCTGTGGCGG GGATCCTGGGGCGCTGGGCCCCCTGGGCTGCCCGCAGGCCCGGCGCGGGACGCGCTCTCTCCGGCCTCTCCGCCCGGTGCGTCAGGCAAGTGCGGGCACCCGCAGCGGCCCCGCTGTGGAAACCGCGGCTGCCCTCGGTGAGCCTGCCCGGGGGAGGCACCCCCTCGGTCCTAAGCAG tgtcaCATCTCTACTTCCAAGTATACTTCAACAGCCAGCGAGGACTCTCACTTACTGTAGCTTGCGGAATGGAAAGAGGAAAACCGTGAAGGCTGTCATCGATAGGTTTCTCCGGCTGCACAATGGCCTTTGGGTTAGGAGAAAA tctGGTTATAAGAAGAAACTGTGGAAGAAGTCAGCCGCCCAGAAGAAGCGTTTGAGAGAGATGATGTTGTGTACTAGAACACAGTGTAAACTCCTTGATAAAATGACCACTTCTTTCTGGAAAAGACGAAATTGGTATGTTGATGATCCCTACCAGAAGTATCACGATCGCACGAATCTTCGTGTGTAG